One Lactobacillus sp. CBA3606 DNA segment encodes these proteins:
- a CDS encoding PucR family transcriptional regulator encodes MRLQTLLQTPSMHQMRVIAGTQGLNREIHSIGMIESPDVANYLKAHQFLITNGYPFTNATTDPATLIQAMHHANCAGLGVKDQRFLDHLPAAVMALANTLDFPIIVTPATELISTTMRKMLTIILSSQTDELSRIVQVNQTLADLLLKDPSYATVLNKCSDLITHPLFLMDSHFRVVSASEDLPMTRHTLTHYLRTETNIDYLNLHTRLTLDYQGQSITIHPLFSAYKENKAFIGILNFDATNSTDQMLAQIVLNTLSFVNSRTDMLNESAFRNQSGFYLNVMDGGISNDLIHKTLKSREIDPSTKFHCATILVTTPHQTLLSNALLEQVQQLTLWFIKEYQTPVIAFSLKQQLVLLINERQNAQHFLLALVNFIQPRLTKPARLIAGYSYSTLPLTELATIYNEAAEALALSRQSQQAVTIYRPKYVKELISLIPHNEAKSFVERVLGGLVGGVSASEQLNLLNTLYGFFYYHQNIAEVAGHLSIHRNTVIYRLKKIEKMLMLTLDDPEQTQTLEMAVLLWHHQQVKK; translated from the coding sequence ATGCGTTTACAAACTTTATTACAAACCCCATCCATGCATCAGATGCGGGTCATTGCAGGTACTCAGGGACTCAACCGAGAAATTCACAGTATTGGGATGATTGAATCACCCGACGTTGCTAACTATTTAAAAGCCCATCAGTTTCTCATTACTAATGGTTATCCCTTTACTAATGCCACGACTGACCCGGCAACGCTAATTCAAGCAATGCACCACGCCAATTGTGCCGGCCTAGGGGTAAAGGATCAACGCTTTTTGGACCACCTGCCAGCTGCTGTGATGGCATTAGCTAACACCCTTGATTTTCCCATTATTGTGACTCCCGCTACCGAATTAATCTCAACAACGATGCGTAAAATGCTCACCATTATTCTCAGCTCCCAAACAGATGAGTTGAGTCGCATCGTTCAAGTCAATCAAACCTTAGCGGACTTATTATTGAAAGATCCGTCGTATGCCACGGTCTTGAATAAATGCAGTGACTTAATTACGCATCCACTATTTTTAATGGACAGTCATTTTCGCGTGGTCAGTGCTTCAGAAGACTTACCCATGACACGTCACACATTAACACATTATTTACGCACCGAAACCAATATCGATTATTTAAATTTACATACCCGATTAACTTTAGACTATCAAGGTCAATCCATTACGATTCACCCTTTATTTTCTGCTTATAAAGAAAATAAAGCGTTCATCGGTATTTTAAATTTCGATGCCACTAACTCCACTGACCAGATGTTAGCCCAAATCGTCTTAAATACCCTCAGCTTCGTGAATAGCCGTACTGATATGTTAAACGAATCTGCATTTCGTAACCAAAGTGGCTTCTATTTGAATGTTATGGACGGCGGCATTTCTAATGACTTGATTCATAAAACTTTGAAGAGTCGCGAGATTGACCCAAGCACGAAGTTCCACTGTGCAACCATTCTAGTGACGACACCGCACCAAACACTCTTGAGCAATGCCTTGTTGGAACAAGTTCAGCAGCTAACATTGTGGTTTATTAAAGAATATCAGACACCAGTCATTGCTTTTTCACTCAAACAACAACTGGTACTACTGATTAATGAGCGCCAAAATGCCCAACACTTTTTATTAGCACTAGTCAACTTCATTCAACCACGGCTGACAAAACCCGCGCGCCTGATAGCCGGTTATAGCTACTCCACCTTACCGTTAACTGAACTAGCCACCATTTATAATGAAGCCGCTGAAGCGTTGGCTTTAAGCCGACAAAGTCAACAAGCGGTCACGATTTATCGTCCGAAATACGTCAAAGAACTGATTTCATTGATTCCACATAATGAAGCAAAATCTTTTGTCGAGCGCGTTTTAGGTGGGTTAGTTGGGGGCGTGAGTGCCAGCGAACAACTGAACCTATTAAATACGTTATACGGCTTCTTTTACTATCATCAAAATATTGCCGAAGTTGCCGGTCATCTGTCGATTCACCGTAACACCGTTATTTATCGCTTAAAGAAAATTGAAAAAATGCTGATGCTGACCTTGGATGACCCTGAACAAACGCAGACGCTTGAAATGGCTGTTTTACTTTGGCACCATCAACAGGTAAAAAAGTGA
- a CDS encoding nucleobase:cation symporter-2 family protein, giving the protein MKETIATPKISNVKAAILGFQHLLAMYSGDVLVPLLIGAALHFSAQQMTYLVSIDIFMCGIATFLQLKRTPLTGIGLPVVLGCAVQAVNPLIQIGKTYGLGTMYGSIIGAGIFIFLIAGLFSKIKSLFPPVVTGSLITIIGFTLIPVAFENLGGGDTSAKNFGSLPALGIGFLTIAIILLISVFAKGFMKSVAILIGILAGTLLAGAFGMVSLKPVAAASWFHLPTLFYFGTPHFEWSSILTMILVSLTTMVESTGVFFALGDITGRKIEGDDLKRGYRAEGLAVILGGLFNTFPYSTFSENVGVVQLSGVKTRKPIYFSAAFLVLLGLLPKVGALATVIPAPVLGGAMVVMFGIVGIQGIRMLAQVDFQNNNNLLVSAVSIGLGLGVTVQTNIFQFLPNALQIMLSNGVVVGSLAAVLLNLLFNRHAAEKKIDDEAVGLNETDH; this is encoded by the coding sequence TTGAAAGAGACCATTGCAACCCCTAAAATCTCCAATGTCAAAGCGGCGATTTTAGGTTTTCAACATTTATTAGCGATGTATTCTGGTGACGTTTTAGTGCCCTTATTGATTGGTGCCGCCCTGCATTTTAGCGCGCAACAAATGACTTATTTAGTTTCAATTGATATTTTTATGTGTGGTATTGCAACTTTCTTACAATTAAAGCGCACACCATTAACCGGGATTGGACTACCAGTCGTTTTAGGCTGTGCCGTCCAAGCGGTCAATCCCTTAATCCAGATTGGTAAAACTTATGGTTTGGGGACAATGTACGGCTCAATTATTGGCGCCGGAATCTTCATCTTCTTAATTGCGGGCCTATTCTCTAAAATTAAAAGCTTATTTCCTCCGGTCGTCACCGGATCATTAATTACGATTATCGGGTTTACTTTAATCCCAGTCGCCTTTGAAAACTTGGGTGGCGGTGATACCAGTGCTAAAAACTTTGGTAGCTTGCCAGCCTTAGGAATTGGATTCTTAACGATTGCGATTATTTTACTCATCAGTGTCTTTGCTAAAGGGTTTATGAAGTCCGTCGCCATCCTAATCGGGATTCTGGCTGGAACTTTACTGGCCGGAGCCTTCGGGATGGTGTCTTTAAAGCCCGTTGCCGCTGCCAGTTGGTTCCACTTGCCAACTTTATTCTACTTCGGCACGCCACACTTTGAATGGTCGTCAATTTTGACCATGATTTTAGTTTCCTTAACCACTATGGTTGAATCAACCGGTGTCTTCTTCGCATTAGGCGATATCACCGGGCGTAAAATTGAGGGCGATGACTTAAAACGTGGTTATCGTGCCGAGGGCTTAGCCGTTATCTTGGGTGGTTTGTTCAACACCTTCCCTTACTCTACTTTCTCTGAAAATGTCGGCGTCGTTCAATTATCCGGCGTCAAAACACGTAAACCAATTTACTTTTCTGCCGCTTTCCTAGTTTTACTCGGCTTATTACCAAAAGTCGGTGCTTTAGCAACGGTCATTCCGGCGCCAGTTTTAGGGGGTGCCATGGTCGTCATGTTCGGGATTGTCGGTATTCAAGGTATTCGGATGTTGGCGCAAGTTGATTTTCAAAACAACAATAACTTATTGGTTTCTGCCGTTTCAATTGGATTAGGGTTAGGCGTTACCGTCCAAACAAACATTTTCCAATTTTTACCCAATGCCTTGCAAATCATGTTAAGCAACGGGGTCGTCGTTGGTAGCTTAGCAGCCGTCTTACTCAATCTCCTCTTTAATCGGCATGCTGCTGAAAAAAAGATCGATGACGAAGCGGTTGGACTAAATGAAACTGATCACTAA
- a CDS encoding NCS2 family permease — protein sequence MKQRRTTVRAELVGGLTTFLAMSYILAVNPELLGSAGMNKSAVFTATVLAAIVGCLLMGLVANFPVALAPGMGLNAFFTYTVVQEWHIPWQTALAGVFVAGILFILLTLSKLRDQLINLIPSALKYAVSAGIGLFIAFSGLQTSGIIVANKSNAVALGNLHNPTVLLAIFGIVVGVMLVTANVTGGIFWGMFITAAVGMIFQIIPLPTGIVSGIPSVQPIFGQALTHLTDINSFQMIIVILTFFIIGLFDTSGTLVGVATEAGMVNHDTGEVKGVGKALFSGALATTIGAIFGTSPTTAYVESTSGVAVGARTGLSSVVAAALFVVAAFFSPVLTVITSAVTASALIIVGILMLSNVQYIDWTKFEIAVPAFFTMIMMLLTYSISEGLAVGFIFYPITMTVKGRWREVNALMWTMMVVFILYFTFVA from the coding sequence TTGAAGCAACGTCGCACAACTGTCCGGGCCGAATTGGTCGGTGGGCTGACGACCTTCTTAGCCATGTCTTACATCCTTGCCGTAAACCCCGAACTATTGGGAAGTGCCGGCATGAACAAGTCCGCCGTCTTCACAGCTACCGTCTTGGCCGCAATTGTCGGTTGCTTATTGATGGGGTTAGTCGCAAATTTCCCCGTTGCGTTAGCACCTGGAATGGGCTTAAATGCCTTCTTCACTTATACCGTCGTCCAAGAATGGCATATTCCATGGCAAACTGCCTTAGCGGGGGTATTTGTCGCTGGGATTTTATTCATTTTATTAACCCTTTCTAAATTACGCGACCAACTAATCAACTTGATTCCAAGTGCGTTGAAATATGCGGTTTCTGCCGGCATCGGCTTATTCATCGCCTTTTCTGGGTTGCAAACTTCCGGCATTATTGTTGCTAACAAGTCCAATGCGGTCGCTTTGGGTAACTTGCATAATCCGACTGTTTTATTGGCCATTTTCGGGATTGTCGTTGGGGTGATGTTAGTTACAGCGAACGTGACTGGTGGCATTTTCTGGGGCATGTTTATTACCGCTGCGGTGGGCATGATCTTCCAGATCATCCCGTTACCAACCGGGATTGTTAGTGGTATTCCTAGTGTACAACCGATTTTCGGTCAAGCACTGACCCATTTAACCGATATCAACTCGTTTCAAATGATTATCGTGATTCTCACATTCTTCATTATCGGACTCTTTGATACTTCAGGAACACTAGTCGGGGTTGCCACTGAAGCTGGCATGGTCAACCATGACACCGGCGAAGTTAAAGGCGTTGGTAAGGCCTTGTTTAGTGGGGCTTTAGCCACAACAATCGGTGCTATCTTTGGGACTTCTCCTACTACCGCTTATGTTGAATCAACCTCCGGCGTGGCTGTCGGTGCTCGCACCGGACTATCCTCAGTCGTTGCCGCGGCCTTATTCGTTGTTGCCGCCTTTTTCTCACCGGTTTTAACAGTAATTACCTCAGCCGTAACTGCTTCAGCCTTGATTATCGTCGGGATTTTAATGCTATCAAATGTTCAATATATTGATTGGACTAAGTTTGAAATTGCTGTGCCGGCCTTTTTCACGATGATCATGATGTTATTGACCTACAGTATTTCAGAAGGTCTCGCGGTTGGCTTTATCTTCTACCCAATTACCATGACAGTTAAAGGTCGTTGGCGTGAAGTCAATGCCTTAATGTGGACCATGATGGTTGTCTTCATCTTATATTTTACTTTTGTCGCTTAA
- a CDS encoding 5-methyltetrahydropteroyltriglutamate--homocysteine S-methyltransferase, with protein MTTTTAFTKQTTSPFRYDTVGSFLRPQALKTARAQFAQGTITAEQLTAVEDQAIVTLIKQQEAAGLKAVTDGEFRRSWWHLDFFWGLQGIAKKTLDQGYVFHDEETRAESATVTGKLGGANHPFVDHFKFVQAHVSAGIQVKQTLPAPAQCLAELQRPENIAALRRVYATDEAVVADLAAAYHQVLLALYAAGARTIQLDDCTWGMLAGNHAKGAETGAVSQRNDAVLTENKQLYLAVNNAAIQDLPADLTINTHICRGNYHSTWASAGGYDTVADPLFNHEKVHAYYLEYDSDRAGGFDPLQLVSADKLVVLGLITSKSGELEVRQTIIDRIYEAAKYIPLDRLCLSTQCGFASTEEGNVLTEAQQWAKIALVKSIATEVWGA; from the coding sequence ATGACGACAACAACAGCTTTTACTAAACAAACAACATCCCCATTTCGGTATGACACGGTTGGAAGCTTTTTACGCCCACAAGCTTTAAAGACGGCCCGGGCACAATTTGCCCAAGGCACCATTACCGCTGAACAATTGACGGCGGTGGAAGATCAAGCCATTGTGACCCTGATCAAACAACAAGAGGCAGCGGGCTTAAAGGCTGTGACTGATGGTGAATTCCGGCGTAGTTGGTGGCATTTAGATTTTTTCTGGGGCTTACAAGGAATTGCTAAGAAGACGCTCGATCAAGGGTACGTTTTCCATGATGAAGAAACGCGGGCCGAATCAGCGACGGTTACTGGCAAGTTGGGTGGTGCTAACCATCCGTTTGTTGACCATTTTAAATTTGTCCAAGCACATGTCAGTGCGGGTATTCAAGTCAAGCAGACCTTACCTGCACCGGCGCAATGTTTAGCTGAATTACAACGTCCTGAAAATATAGCGGCTTTACGCCGGGTTTATGCGACTGATGAAGCGGTGGTGGCCGATTTGGCAGCGGCTTATCATCAAGTTCTGTTAGCCTTATATGCAGCTGGTGCACGCACGATTCAACTGGATGATTGTACTTGGGGAATGTTGGCAGGGAACCATGCCAAAGGTGCAGAAACCGGTGCAGTTTCGCAGCGTAACGATGCGGTGTTGACTGAAAATAAACAACTCTACTTAGCGGTTAATAATGCGGCTATTCAAGATTTACCAGCGGATTTAACGATTAATACGCATATTTGTCGCGGTAATTATCATTCAACTTGGGCATCAGCTGGGGGTTACGATACGGTGGCTGACCCATTGTTCAACCATGAGAAGGTGCACGCGTATTACTTGGAATATGACAGTGATCGGGCCGGTGGTTTTGACCCATTACAGTTGGTGAGTGCTGATAAATTGGTGGTGCTCGGTTTAATTACCTCAAAGTCGGGTGAACTGGAAGTACGTCAAACGATTATTGATCGCATTTATGAAGCTGCCAAATACATTCCTTTGGACCGGTTATGTTTAAGCACACAGTGTGGCTTTGCTTCGACCGAAGAAGGCAATGTCTTGACTGAAGCCCAACAATGGGCAAAAATCGCGCTCGTTAAGTCAATTGCGACCGAGGTTTGGGGCGCTTAA
- the purD gene encoding phosphoribosylamine--glycine ligase → MAKVLVVGGGGREHAIAKAMLASPQVTTVYCAPGNPGMQLDLIQTVAIEELDFAALVAFAHEKAIDLTFIGPEVPLAAGIVDAFQAAGLTVFGPQQAAARLESSKVFAKQFMQRHQIPTADYQLFHDLATALTASRQGPLPQVIKVDGLAAGKGVTVATTYDQAAAALTQAFATTDTVLIEAYVAGFEFSQMVLVGGEHYVMLPTAQDHKRLRDHDRGPNTGGMGAYSPVPQVTPAITQATIDQIVVPTLAGLKAEHLSFEGVIYVGGVITPTGPQVIEYNLRLGDPETQILLPQLQSDFYQVILALIHHQQPAVHWQTTATYLGVVLAAPGYPGPTKKGVAVPTLAGADYASVAGTPQQLVSAGGRVMMVTAHAANLKAAQMAAYAQLDQLNVGPLIYRTDIGQQGLAEK, encoded by the coding sequence ATGGCTAAAGTTCTAGTTGTTGGTGGCGGTGGCCGCGAGCATGCCATTGCCAAAGCAATGCTCGCAAGTCCACAAGTGACGACGGTCTATTGTGCACCTGGAAATCCAGGGATGCAGTTGGATCTGATTCAGACCGTTGCAATTGAGGAGCTGGATTTTGCGGCTTTAGTGGCCTTTGCTCACGAAAAGGCGATTGACTTAACGTTCATTGGTCCGGAAGTTCCATTAGCTGCTGGGATTGTCGATGCTTTTCAGGCAGCCGGTTTAACCGTCTTTGGCCCGCAACAAGCAGCAGCTCGCTTAGAAAGTTCGAAAGTTTTTGCCAAACAATTTATGCAACGACATCAGATTCCAACTGCGGATTATCAGTTGTTTCATGACTTAGCGACGGCCTTAACAGCCAGTCGTCAGGGACCATTGCCTCAAGTGATTAAAGTTGATGGCTTAGCGGCGGGCAAGGGCGTCACCGTAGCCACGACATATGACCAAGCAGCGGCAGCCTTAACCCAAGCATTTGCAACGACTGATACGGTCTTAATCGAAGCTTATGTCGCCGGTTTTGAATTTTCACAAATGGTCTTAGTCGGTGGTGAACACTATGTAATGTTGCCAACGGCGCAAGACCATAAACGATTACGTGATCATGATCGGGGGCCCAATACTGGTGGGATGGGCGCTTATTCCCCAGTGCCACAAGTGACACCGGCAATCACTCAAGCCACCATTGATCAGATTGTGGTACCGACGTTGGCCGGCTTAAAAGCGGAGCACTTAAGTTTTGAAGGGGTTATTTATGTCGGTGGGGTGATTACCCCGACTGGGCCGCAAGTGATTGAATATAATTTACGGTTGGGTGATCCGGAAACGCAAATTTTATTACCACAGTTGCAAAGTGATTTTTATCAAGTGATTTTAGCTTTGATCCATCATCAGCAACCTGCAGTGCATTGGCAAACCACGGCGACTTATTTGGGGGTAGTCTTGGCGGCACCCGGCTATCCTGGACCGACTAAAAAGGGGGTTGCGGTGCCAACCTTAGCCGGTGCGGATTACGCTAGTGTCGCTGGAACACCGCAACAGTTGGTTAGTGCAGGCGGCCGGGTGATGATGGTGACGGCACATGCGGCTAATTTAAAGGCCGCGCAAATGGCTGCCTATGCACAACTTGATCAGTTGAACGTCGGGCCCTTAATTTATCGGACCGATATTGGTCAGCAAGGGTTAGCTGAAAAATAA